attatttgaacagttttagaaacttcagctttcaatcctagcttctgggcctgagttacaggcagtttactttgagcACGTCAGTCATCTGAATTACCGAATACTGCCACCGGCCCTCAAGAAGttaaccgttccacaggtgcatgttccttaacaagcatgggaaacagtgtttaaaccctatACAATgacgatctgtgaagttatttgcatttttacaaattatctttgaaagacagggtcctgagaaattacgtttcttttttttgctgagtttataagacATTGGCTTAGTTTAAAGCACTTATCCATTCCACCCAATAAAGACGGAGCCATGGTCTTAAtactttgttatttttttgtagGCATCTCAGAGCTTGCAAAAACACCAGAGAAGGCCAGTGATTACATCCACCCCCTGCTGAGCTTTGCTGCCCAGCACATCCCCAAACACAAGCACCAGGAGACCCCTCTGTACATCCTGTGCACGGCTGGAATGAGGGTGCTGTCTGACAGGTACACCCCAATTTAGTATTTCTCATCTTGAGATGGAAACTTGcaagtgtttattttttattaccgCTGTGACCTCCCATGTTAACATTGGCTTATTTCCTCTTTTTCAGTCAACAGGAAGCACTTCTGGAGGATCTACGGACCGATATCCCTGTACATTTCAACTTCCTCTTTTCTGATTCCCATGTGGAGGTCATTTCTGGCAAGCAGGAAGGTGAGCTAACCTGTTTAGAGTAGCAGGCAAGCTAAACACTGGCCATTCAACATTGAGATGTCACCATCTGTGTTGAAAATGTGTGGAAATGCTGGAATATATAAATTATCCTTGTTTTTGGACAGGTGTGTATGCATGGATTGGAATCAACTTTGTCCTTGGAAGGTTTAATCATGTGGCTAGTGGTAAGTATCTAAATACATTTCCTTAAGATATCTGCATATCGTCACACTGAATACTTTAATTCCCTTATTTTACTTACCTCTGACACCACTTTATTTGTCTTTCATTATTTTTCTTCAATGGGACCCGTGGCTCCTTCCCCTATCCTTCCTATAGAGAGGGATGCAGTTGTAGAGGTGCAGGTACCTGGAGGTGACCAGCAGGAGGCGCTGGTGAGGAAAAGGACCGCTGGTGTTCTGGACATGGGGGGTGTCTCCACTCAGATAGCATATGAAGTGCCCAAAACTGTAAGCTTTGCTTCTCCACAACAGGTTATTATCAACAACAATTTCCCTTTTTTGTGCTCTTTTAATTTGTCACTCACTCATTTTCTCTTCCCACCACTCATTCCCTGGTTAAACCTGTAAACATCATGTTTGTCCTCTGGAGATGAAGTCCTCTCCATTCAGAGTGGACTATTGGAGGTCTGCTCTAAAGATAAGCCTGCTGCATTGCTTCATAGTAGAATGTGTTAGTTCAAACTCTAAAGGTAGACTCCGCAATTTGATATTGCATACAATAAACCGCATAGTGGGGTAATTTCTGCAACAGCTAAGAGCGTTAAAGTGCAAGAATCAACTTCTTCGCTGTTTTTGGTCCTCTGGCTACCATGCTATAACAGCATGAAGTGAACCCATGCACACACGCGCAGATATTGTGTCTGTAGCTAGCTTTCCATCCAActggcaacagattttcatgcaaatattttaaaattgcattttcccaccagattCCATCAAATTTACTTGTGGATAAATGGctgtgtgatgacgtagtgcacataaaacaaacaaaaacaaactttTGCAGTTAAATAAATACTAGTTAAATGGATTTCCATTGCATTTAACTCTACTAATGGTTTTCTCTCAAAAAATGTTGCATTATATAGCGAGTTTGCCcacaacagctcgcagatacagtgtgggtagggCCTACATTAGATCTattattattatggacaaaatagATCACATCACCTGAATAAgatcctcaatatttattggaaaggagcataaagctcatcaccttgcactttcaccaccctgtgaagtttcatctgtagcctaacaaactgcatggtttcccgacGAGTCGTAGGAGGACCACAAATGTTATTGGGCGACtttacttcaatatgatggttataATATCAATATTTGTGTGTAAGTGTTAACGCCAACATTTCTTACATCATTTTTCCGACacaaagatcccaccttgtctagcttATTTTAtcttgtcgacatttggaaagtttaccgacaaatcttctgtttccatcaggcctgttatgattatttatttttttatccaacATGTACTGTACTTGCATACAAAGATTGaatggaaacctggttactgtgtgagagcaaagtgttgcatctcgctcatctcaatatctacggtgctgctcgtggcaacgtCATTTCGCTGAGTCTACTTTTAAGATCACAGATAATGCTTAAGAGCCATCGTGCAAAACATCCATGACCAGATAATAATACATTCATTTAAAGCAGTCCAAGTCCATCAGCTTTTCAGTCCTGCGCAATTATTTTTGCTAGTTCACAAAAATGTTTGGTTTTCAATTTACTATGACAATTTGCATGCACTCTTACTCTTGTAGTTTTTGCTCTCCACTGAACGTAATTCACCTGCAGTTTTTTTCTAAATGCGGAACTTTATAGAACTGTCGTCTTGATCAAAGTTTCTTTAAGTAAATGGTTGTTATACATATAGACAGTCCTagataaaataatgtaatttCCTGGCTGATATTGAATGTTTGATTTTTATAGGAGGAAGTGGCCAAGAACTTACTTGCGGAGTTCAACCTGGGTTGCGATGCCCACCGGACAGAGCATGTCTACCGGGTGTATGTGTCCACCTTCCTGGGCTTTGGAGGCAATGCTGCTCGACAAAGATATGAGGAGAGCATTATCAGGAACACTCTCACTAAAAACAAGTAAGAACCTTTAACACATGCTATGATAGCTAATGATACTGATAGTTTACTAGTTTGACATTGCTCAGTGCTGTCATTATGGAGAGCTCATTTTAGTTGGTTTGTCCAGGCTCCTGGGTCTGCGTGTAGGTCAAACGGCAGAGTCCCCCCTGCTCGACCCGTGTCTACCCACAGACCTGCAGGACGAGGTGGGGCCAGCGACACAGAAACTCCACCTGCGTGGCACAGGGGATTTTGATCACTGCAGACAGCTGCTTCAGCCCTTCCTTAACCGCACCAACGAGACTCACTCCTCCCTCAATGGCATCTACCAGCCTCCCATCGACTACCCCAACAGCCAGTTCTATGGGTTCTCTGAGTTCTACTACTGCACAGAGGATGTGTTGCGCATGGGCGGTGATTTTAACTCCTCAAAGTATTCCATTGCTGCCAAGGTGAGGCCTTACCACAGCAAAGCAGCACTTCAATGTAGTTGGCACTCCTAACTGCATGGAAATGCATGTATTTCACCATAGCTTAGGCTAATTGCAGTAAGATGGTGGCTGTGTTTACAATCAACATTGTGCTTCATCTCCAGGGTTACTGCGCCACCCAGTGGAAATCTCTGAAAGAGCGATTTGACTCAGGCTTATATGCATCTCACGCTGATGTTCACAGACTCAAGTAAGTCCCACCACCAGCTTTGGCTCTTTAGTAAGACTTGAGTCCAGTAATAGTAAAGAGTTGTCGGggagaattcatgtaaacatttgTCTTGTGTGCAGGTACCAGTGTTTTAAATCAGCCTGGATGTATGAGGTATTCCACTCAGGCTTCTCCTTCCCTATAGACTACAAAAACCTGAGGACTGCCCTCTTAGTTTATGATAAAGAGGTGCAATGGACTCTTGGAGCCATCCTTTACAGAACCCGCTTTCTACCTTTAAGGTAAGAGAACACTTGCTGTCACACTTCATCATGCTTTAACACTGTAATACGCCAATATATTTTTGCTGATTAGGATATGGAGAAAACTTTCACTATTTTACATTCCTTTCCAAGGGATATTCAGCAGGAGACCCTCAAAGGAGTCCACGCCCACTGGCATCGCAGCTTCTCCTTTGTCAACAACCACTACTTGTTTCTGGCCTGCTTCCTGGTTGTCTTCCTCTCCATCTTGCTCTACTTGCTGCGACTCCGACGTATCCACAGCTGTACCACGCAGCGCTGCACCCCCTCTACTGTTGAGTGGTTAGAGGAGGGTCTGGGatctccctcactccctatcACCCTCTAGACTTCAGCTTTCACGCCAAAACCAGCTCCTTTCCCTATGCCTGCACTTTTATGTTCAGGCCTTCATTTGTTAGCTGGTAATGACAAAAAACTCTAAAACTGAGTTGGATTTTGAATGAATCCAATGAACAGAGAAACAGCACTGGGAGGGACTCTGGTATGGGAGATCTTGCATGTTGAGTTTGCATACTTGAGTTAACCATGAGATTGtcttatttatttttaatgaTGTCAAAATCTGCCTTTTTTTATGTTGCTGGAAATATGAACTAGGTACTTGGTGTGTAACTCCTTGCCTGAGGTTTGAGAGCTCCCCATGCATACTTTATCCAGTCACGCAGGTTTCGTTAAAGCTTCCTGTAAGGTTCGAATGGCAGCTGCCTCATAACTTCCCCTAATTAGTCAAtcaaaaaacaacacatttttaaataaagtCCTTAAATTACTGTCTTTTCCAATTAGTGCACAGAATTGAATCAATGTGAATAGACGAGCAGGTTCGAGGAGGATCGTGAAACCGTTACTGTTTAGAGTACATACTGTATTAGCTCATATGTATAGATTCTCTGTACTTGAGTGGAGTTTCACTTCCTTTCCTGTCACATTATCCTGATGCAATTTAATATGTTTGTGTACTAGCGGCTCTGTTTGTCGTTTGGGTGCATGATTAGTGAATGCTTATTTATTGTGTGGAGGAATGGTGTATGCCTCTGCTTACCCTCTGTACTCCTCAGTGTAGACAGACACTTGTCATACTTTGATTGTCACCGCTTcttttttttaactttagtttcTTTTGTATCCTTTGTTCTGCCTTCTATTGCAGAACAGGCAGCATCTATCAAAGGTGCAATATTTATTGTCTTATCACTGGAGAGACACTCCAGCTGAATCCACACAGGGCTCAGAGCTACAGTAGGGTAAAAAATGTCTGCTGTCTTTTCAGCTCAATGGTGTCACGTGATGGGGTGCAGATCATTTAATTAGAAATCTCGACAAACACACTGGGCTTCGTTTTCAGAAGCTGTGATATCACTGCTGTAAAGGGGTTAGTTTATGAAAGCATTATAGGCCATATTTATATTGAAGGGTGTACTCAAATCAATTCACAGTTTGCACaggatttttgtttgttttacaataCCATTGGTgttgaataataaagagattgtTTTGAGACTTATGGTTCAAAATATCAACGAAAGCTACAAAAATCATCAAACGCAATCTGTTGATTTTCACTTGTGTTCACGTGGAATATATTGGGTGCCCTCATTGTCTTGAGGAGAGTTGGAAGGAAATTGCTGATGAGTTTGAGTCCCCATTGGTTATGTAAGTATTGAGTAAGTAAACACATGCATATATACAGCAGCTATGGTCAGGGTTTACACGTCCCCAGTAGCACGGGAAGAAAATCAGTGTACCACAAGGATATCAATCAAGATGACTAGGCTGCAGTCAGCCACTAATGACCAGGTCACCCAAGCCTATTAGAGGCCATGTTGTTgtagccggcctgtcagagtctGGGTGACCAGGTTGGAAACACTGCACTATGGGGGTTTGTTTTcactcctctccctgtctgtcctgtGTTACATTTCATGTCTGCCAGCTGGCGATGGATGAGTCTGACGAGGACATTAGTTTAATACAGGTTGACCATTTAAGATGGGAAATGTAAATACTGCATTGAACAGATTACATGCAATGCATTTTACAGATTAATCTATTTTCACTATGAAATTGTCATTGTCCTGTAATTGTGAGAAATGCTTAGAGCTGAAACAACAGTATTTAACTGGTCAAATTGTTTAGCTTAGGTAGTGGTCATTAATTCAAAGTGCCAGAGCCTAGAGACAGTAGCTGTCTGAGATATCTGCATTTCGCATTTGTAAATTCAGTAAAGGTCTAACCTCACAAACCTCCTGCTGGCCTATACTATTCCTGTCACAGATAACCTTATCGCAATGTCCATATGGAATTATAGAAAGTACATACTACATGCATAATTGCACGTCACAGATGCTTTTTGATGCTCTGTCTGCACCCTATAGCATTTTCAACCCCAGGAAACTGAGGTCTCAGCAGCCAATGGTTTtaattccaatagggggcgttGTTATCCATGGTAGCATTTTACAGTTACCCTGTAAGTACAGTCGTATATAATTACATGTATCAAACCAAGCAGAATGTTACAAATCAGAAATAGTCATGTAATAGCCACAGCATATGTGAAAGAGGGAATATGGTCCAATATTTGCTGTAATTTGTAAATTCCCTCTCAGATCATTGTTGAAAGTGTATACCAGCTGTAGTTGTCACCAGCAGCATTTGTGTACAAGTGGTGTAGGTGCTTCAAGAGGCTGCTCTCCATGTGCTGAGTCATCCTCCGTCTACATATGGGTCATACCACTTCAGCTTCCTACCTCCCCACTGAGTTGCACTGACGTTGGTTACGTGATGAAGTTTGAAGGCGGGATGTTTGAGGAGTTTACGCTACAACTTGTGAGGTGGTGGCGGTGATGGTAGGGCTGTAGGAGGGATCCCATCTGATCCTGCCTCTGCTGCACCTCATTCATGTCTTAAACAGAGTAGGCCTTATAAACAAACTAACAagaatttatttcagctttaccACTTGAATTAGATTGGGATAAATTTGTGGCAGAATATTACATTTTAATTTATACATGAGATTTAGGCATTCAGTTTAaagtacactacattaccaaaagtatgtggacacctgctcgttgaacatatttcaaaaccatgggcattaaaatggagttgggcCCCCATTTGCTGGAatagcagcctccactcttctggggaggctttgcactagatgttggaatatttctggggggacttgcttccattcagccacgagcattagtgaggtcgggcatagATGTTGGGCAGTTagacctggctcacagtcagcgttccaattcatcccaaaggtgtttgatggggttgaggtcagggctttgtgcaggccattCAAGTTCTTCCAAATCGATCTCTACAAACCTTTTCTGTATGGGCCTTGCACgagggaattgtcatgctgaaacaggaaagggccttcgctaactgttgccacaaagttggaagcacagaattgtctagaatgaaTTTGACAAACTggcttgttggaaaagtggcatcctatgacggtgccacgttgaaagtcactgagcacttcagtaaggccattatactgccaatgtttgtctatggagattgcatggtggtgtgcttgattttatacacgtcagcaatgggtgtggttgaaatagccaaatcc
The genomic region above belongs to Oncorhynchus mykiss isolate Arlee chromosome 6, USDA_OmykA_1.1, whole genome shotgun sequence and contains:
- the LOC110525636 gene encoding ectonucleoside triphosphate diphosphohydrolase 4 isoform X1; translated protein: MGRISFSCLPASWHFSLSPLVLPRLLLPSFRQLLLFGLLVGLLGLLYLLLVTGKGQDIWIRKDNYFHRHLARVTDVEATDTSNPNLNYGLVVDCGSSGSRVFVYCWPQHNGNPHDLLDIRQMRDQHRKPVVMKIKPGISELAKTPEKASDYIHPLLSFAAQHIPKHKHQETPLYILCTAGMRVLSDSQQEALLEDLRTDIPVHFNFLFSDSHVEVISGKQEGVYAWIGINFVLGRFNHVASERDAVVEVQVPGGDQQEALVRKRTAGVLDMGGVSTQIAYEVPKTMKSSPFRVDYWRSALKEEVAKNLLAEFNLGCDAHRTEHVYRVYVSTFLGFGGNAARQRYEESIIRNTLTKNKLLGLRVGQTAESPLLDPCLPTDLQDEVGPATQKLHLRGTGDFDHCRQLLQPFLNRTNETHSSLNGIYQPPIDYPNSQFYGFSEFYYCTEDVLRMGGDFNSSKYSIAAKGYCATQWKSLKERFDSGLYASHADVHRLKYQCFKSAWMYEVFHSGFSFPIDYKNLRTALLVYDKEVQWTLGAILYRTRFLPLRDIQQETLKGVHAHWHRSFSFVNNHYLFLACFLVVFLSILLYLLRLRRIHSCTTQRCTPSTVEWLEEGLGSPSLPITL
- the LOC110525636 gene encoding ectonucleoside triphosphate diphosphohydrolase 4 isoform X3; amino-acid sequence: MGRISFSCLPASWHFSLSPLVLPRLLLPSFRQLLLFGLLVGLLGLLYLLLVTGKGQDIWIRKDNYFHRHLARVTDVEATDTSNPNLNYGLVVDCGSSGSRVFVYCWPQHNGNPHDLLDIRQMRDQHRKPVVMKIKPGISELAKTPEKASDYIHPLLSFAAQHIPKHKHQETPLYILCTAGMRVLSDSQQEALLEDLRTDIPVHFNFLFSDSHVEVISGKQEGVYAWIGINFVLGRFNHVASERDAVVEVQVPGGDQQEALVRKRTAGVLDMGGVSTQIAYEVPKTEEVAKNLLAEFNLGCDAHRTEHVYRVYVSTFLGFGGNAARQRYEESIIRNTLTKNKLLGLRVGQTAESPLLDPCLPTDLQDEVGPATQKLHLRGTGDFDHCRQLLQPFLNRTNETHSSLNGIYQPPIDYPNSQFYGFSEFYYCTEDVLRMGGDFNSSKYSIAAKGYCATQWKSLKERFDSGLYASHADVHRLKYQCFKSAWMYEVFHSGFSFPIDYKNLRTALLVYDKEVQWTLGAILYRTRFLPLRDIQQETLKGVHAHWHRSFSFVNNHYLFLACFLVVFLSILLYLLRLRRIHSCTTQRCTPSTVEWLEEGLGSPSLPITL
- the LOC110525636 gene encoding ectonucleoside triphosphate diphosphohydrolase 4 isoform X2, whose amino-acid sequence is MGRISFSCLPASWHFSLSPLVLPRLLLPSFRQLLLFGLLVGLLGLLYLLLVTGKGQDIWIRKDNYFHRHLARVTDVEATDTSNPNLNYGLVVDCGSSGSRVFVYCWPQHNGNPHDLLDIRQMRDQHRKPVVMKIKPGISELAKTPEKASDYIHPLLSFAAQHIPKHKHQETPLYILCTAGMRVLSDSQQEALLEDLRTDIPVHFNFLFSDSHVEVISGKQEGVYAWIGINFVLGRFNHVASERDAVVEVQVPGGDQQEALVRKRTAGVLDMGGVSTQIAYEVPKTVSFASPQQEEVAKNLLAEFNLGCDAHRTEHVYRVYVSTFLGFGGNAARQRYEESIIRNTLTKNKLLGLRVGQTAESPLLDPCLPTDLQDEVGPATQKLHLRGTGDFDHCRQLLQPFLNRTNETHSSLNGIYQPPIDYPNSQFYGFSEFYYCTEDVLRMGGDFNSSKYSIAAKGYCATQWKSLKERFDSGLYASHADVHRLKYQCFKSAWMYEVFHSGFSFPIDYKNLRTALLVYDKEVQWTLGAILYRTRFLPLRDIQQETLKGVHAHWHRSFSFVNNHYLFLACFLVVFLSILLYLLRLRRIHSCTTQRCTPSTVEWLEEGLGSPSLPITL